The Candidatus Hydrogenedentota bacterium sequence TCTACCTGGATGCGTTGCGCGAACAGCCCGAACGCGCCCAGACTGCCGAGACGCGCTGGCAAAAGGAGCATGGTGCGCCGCCGCAGTGGCCCCCGGACAACGACCCTCCCAGCTTGACGCCTCTATGGTTGCCTTCCAAGGAAATGCCTTCGGTCAAGAAGCTGGAACGTCTTGAAATCGAGACGCCCCCGCGTCCTCTTGCGCCGGGCCCGGACGAATTCACGCGCCCAACGCTCCCCACAAGGCCGGTCCCTCCCACGCGCCCGGTCAAGGAACAAGACACCGCTCAGCAGAGCGCCGGCGGCGGGCAATAGACGGGCCTACAGCTTCCAGGCCCTCGCAAACGCTTCGAAGGACCTGTCGTATGTTCTTTCCGCATCGGCTGGAAAACAGCAACCGGGCAGTTGGCGGCTTCTCAGATGGGTTTGGATGCATTCGCAGCACAAGGCGTGACGCGAACACCCGGGATACGAGCACGTGCAGAATGACATATTTCGATCTTTGTTCACGCATTCCGTTGCCATTCACAAAACCCTCCTGAAAAAATCGGTGTGACCATAAGACGTCCGCCAACCGGACGGGGCTTCCTCCGGCGGCATTCTACCAGAAAGGGTTCCGTTGGCAGCGGGTCACCGGCAGATGCCACGCAATGCGTGCCGCATCCGAGTTCGCGATGGTGCGCAACTTGAACATCCACTGTTCAGATTGCAGGCCCCGCTTGAGAGGTTGATGCCCAGCGCTGGCGGGCTCTTTCCCGCGGCGCCCGGGCGAAATCCGCCATGTTCCCCGGTTTGGCGCGTCCGTGTGGCCTCTTGTATAATGCGATGGATGCGACCGGCAGGGTTCAGCCACACCGAGCAGTGCAGAAGGAAGAAGTCATGTTTCCAAACGCGGATGAAGCCTTGATCGAGCAAGCCTATTCCAACGCGCAGGAGGTGTATGCCCAATACGGCGTGGACACCGCGCGGGCCATGGAGCGGCTGGCCGGCATTCCGATTTCTCTCCATTGCTGGCAGGGAGACGACGTGGGCGGGTTCGAGCGTATCGAGGCCGCTTCCGGTGGCGGCATCCAAGCCACGGGAAACTACCCGGGCAAGGCGCGCACCCCCGGCGAGCTGCGTCAGGACGCCGAGAAAGCGCTGAGTCTCATTCCCGGAAAGCATCGGTTCAACGTGCACGCCATGTATGCCGAAACCGGCGGGAAGAA is a genomic window containing:
- a CDS encoding DUF6485 family protein, with the protein product MATECVNKDRNMSFCTCSYPGCSRHALCCECIQTHLRSRQLPGCCFPADAERTYDRSFEAFARAWKL